The window GCACGGTATTTACCCGGCTCAATATCAATCGGTAACGACACAGTAAAAACGCCATCTCCGGCTTGCTCATCAAGACCACTGCCATCGTCGGCAAATTCGCCCATCACAACCGGAATTGGGCGCGCCTCTCTCACTAAAGACTCTTCATTTTCAACGAACTTAGTAAACGTAACTTTAAGCTTTACGCGATCTAAAAAATCGCGCAACACTAAAGGTTTGCCGTCTGATGTCAAACGAGCCGTAAATTTAATATTTTCGGTTTGATACAGTTTGTCTGGGAAGTCATTGGCATCTAAAACAAGGTGAGACAATAATTTGATGTTGTTCTTAGGTGAGACCTTACCAACCGCTTGCCAAGGGCCCGGCATCGGTTTGTCGATAGATATGATATCCATTGATGATTCTTCGTACCAACGGACATTATCGGCATTGCGCCAAGCATAGTATTTCTTGCCGTCAGGGCGAACCAAAACGACAGGTTTAGAGTTATCGGCTCGATAAATCACAAAGGTGACTTGTTCAATACTGGGATCAACGCGAAAGCGGTTGTCCAATAAACTCATTACGGATTCCGTTGCCGCATGCAAGCTAAAGCTTAACAGCAATAAGTAACCGGTAGCCAATACCCTTAACATACTTTCTCCCTACTGACGCCAGAGGCAGCTTCCGCTTTTCTCGACGAGATCTAAACGACTTTGATGCGCTTCTACTTCATCGGCCGTAGCTCGTAAAACCTTTAGGGATTTTCGACCACTTTCTGCTCTTCGGATACTTTCTGCACCACCATCTTGTTGGCCAGCGTTAAATTGCAGCGAAGTTTGTCCACCTGTCATCAATAAATAGACGTCAGCTAGAATCTCCGCATCGAGTAAAGCGCCGTGGAGAGTACGGTGTGAGTTATCAATACCATAACGATCACATAAGATATCTAGGTTGTTTCTTTTACCCGGGAATATCTTTTTCGCCATCGCCAAGGTATCGGTAACTTTACAGTAGTCATCCGTTTTACCAATCGCAGGGTTAAGCTTCTCAAACTCATAATCCATAAAGCCAGTATCGAAGGGCGCATTGTGAGCCACCAGCTCAGCACCTTTGATAAAGTCGAGAAACTCTTTGTGAATGTCTTGATACTCAGGCTTATCTACCAAGAACTCATCAGTAATACCGTGAACGCCAATCGCCTCTTCTTGAATGGCACGATCGGGTTTGATGTAGACGTGAAAATGACGCCCGGTCAATCTACGGTTGATGATCTCGACGGCACCGATTTCTACGATGCGATGACCCATATAGTGAGGACCACCTTCCGTATTCATACCGGTTGTTTCGGTATCGAGTACAATGATGCGTTTGTTTTCTGCGTTCGCCCCATTTTCTGATTTGGAGTTCGCTGCTGCGTCAACGCTTTGTTCTAGAGTGCTACTGGTATTCATAAGGATATCTGTGTCAGACTATGCCGATAATGTGCTTGAGGTAATAGTATCAAATCATGACGAAACAAGTTGAAATTTTCACTGATGGTTCTTGTTTAGGCAATCCAGGTCCCGGTGGCTATGGCATCGTACTTCGCTATAAAAAAGTCGAAAAGACACTAGCAGAAGGCTTCACACTGACGACCAACAATCGAATGGAAATGCTCGCCGCAGTCATTGCGCTTCAAGCACTCAAAGAACCCTGCTCTGTGATTCTAACAACAGACAGCCAATACGTACGTCAAGGCATCACCCAGTGGATCCATAACTGGAAAAAGCGTGATTGGAAAACAGCGGATAAGAAGCCAGTGAAAAACGCCGACCTTTGGCAAAGGCTAGATAAAGAGACCGCGCGTCATAGCGTTGATTGGCGTTGGGTAAAAGGGCATGCAGGACACAGAGAGAACGAAATGTGTGATGACCTAGCTAGAACCGCTGCTGAGAACCCAACTCAAGAAGATACGGGCTACCAACCAAGCTAATTGATAATTTCTTAGCCTAATTAATAGATGAAAAGCCAACGACTAGTCGGCTTTTTCTGTTTTTAGCGGATATGAAGCCTTGTTCGAATGCTGCGTGGGACGGCTATTGGTTCTAAAGCTTGCTCCTACAGGAGAAAAGCGTCGTTTAAGGTGCCAATGAGGCTTAATCGGTTTGAGCGGATAGGTACGCTTGCGAGCAACAATAAAGTATTGGCTTCCCGCAAAAGAAGCACAGCCACCCAAGCTGTTCTCTAACCAAGTCCACATCGCCTGATATTTACTCATCGGAAACAACGCATAGGTATCGCAGTGAATCACTTCATAATTCAACACACCTAACCAATCTTTCACACGATTTGGCGTATACATACGCCCACTCCAAGGCAAACTGTTCTTACGCCAAGGCAGTAAACTTGCGAGTCCGGTAATACTAAACGGATTGAAGCCAGTAATGATGATATAGCCATCATCCATCATCACTCGATCAACCTCTCTCAATAACCGGTGAGGGTCGTTGCTATAATCTAATTGATGACTGAGCACCACAACATCAAAGCTTTTCTCTAAAAAGGGTAAATTATAGCCATCCGCTATCACATTATGTAATGGGTTCTGGATATCTAGGTTTACTTGATGTTGAATGTTGCATGTGCAGCTAGAAATCTCACTACTGAGGCCGCCGAGCTTGAGCATATGGTAGCCAAATAGCTTTGGACACCACTCATCGAGTCGAGTTTGAATAGATTCTCTCAACCAGTCCCCATTGTGCAACTGTGCCCAAGTGTAAGGACATTCAAACTTTTTTCTGCTACGTGCTGGCTTCATCAATAATCTGTCTCACTTATTCTGTCGCACTAAAAGTGACTGGAGAACCAATAATGTTACATATCAAAAGCATACCTGCATTTAACGACAATTACATCTGGCTGATTCAAAATAGCGATCGCCGTTGTGCTGTCGTCGACCCTGGTGATGCTGCTCCAGTATTAGAGTACTTAGCACATCATGAGCTAACTTTAGATGCAATCTTGATTACACACCACCACCATGATCACATTGGTGGCGTTCCAGAGTTAGTCAGACAATTCCCAAGCGTAGACGTCGTTGGCCCTAGAAATGAGCCAATTCCAACCCTGACTCACCCAGTCGATGACGGTGACCAGTTGGAACTGTTTGGTGAGGTGTTCCTAGTGCTTGGGCTAAGTGGCCATACTGCGGGGCACATTGGTTATGTAGGTGATGCAAAACTATTTTGTGGTGATGTGCTGTTTTCAGCTGGCTGCGGCCGAATCATGGAAGGCACACCACAACAGATGTTTGATGCACTGAACAAGATCACGGCACTTCCTCAAGAAACCGAAGTCTATTGTGCCCATGAATACACTGCCGCGAATATCGCTTTCGCACTGGCTGTTGAGCCTGATAACCAACATTTGCAGCAATATCGCGACCAAGTGAACCGACTGCGTGCGCAAAATAAGTCGACCATCCCCACAAATTTGAGACAAGAGAAGTTCGTTAACCCTTTCTTGCGTTACACCGAGCCAAGTGTAATCAAATCAGTCTCTAACCGCACCGAAAACACCGATCCTCTGTCAGTGTTCACCGCTTTACGTACGTGGAAGAACGAATTTTAACAAATACAGACTTGTCACTCATAGGGGGTGGCAAGTATTATCATCGGCCGTTTATTAAAAAGGCTGTAACATGCGAGTTAAGTACAGCTGGGCTTTGGTACTACTACTATCTGGTTGCCAATTAACTCAGTCAGAGAATCCAGACCAAGCTTCCGAGCAAACCAACACATCTCCTACTAAAGAAGTTTCTCAAGCGAACGTTTCATCAGAAGCGACCAAAGAAGAACCCAAAGTTGAAGCACCTGTCGTTACTCCACAAACACAACAAGATGTTTGGAAACGTATTGCGATGCAACTTGAAATGGAAGTACCAGACCAAAAGAAGGTCGATTACTACCGAACTTGGTACCTAAAGCACCCTAGTCATCTAAAGACCGTCTCACAACGTGCTGAACCCTTCCTTTATCTGATCACAACTAAGATTGAAGAAAAAGGCTTACCACTAGAATTGGCATTGTTGCCAGTTGTAGAAAGTTCTTTCGATGCGTTTGCCTACTCTCATGGCAGCGCTGCAGGTCTATGGCAGTTTATTTCTGGCACAGGCAAAGATTACGGACTAGAACAGAACTTCTGGTACGACGGTCGTCGTGATGTCGCCGCTTCTACCGATGCTGCATTGGATTTTCTATCAGACCTCAACAGACGTTTCGATGGCGATTGGAACCATGCCATTGCTGCCTATAACAGTGGCGGTGGTCGTGTAAGCAGTGCTATCCGCAAAAACAAGAAGCTAGGTAAGCCAATCGACTTCTTCTCTTTGGATTTACCAAAAGAGACCAGCAGCTATGTACCTAAGCTACTTGCACTAGCTGACGTGATTGCCAACCAAGAAAAGTATGGCATCGACATTCCTGCGATCCCAAACAAGCCGGTATTGACACTGGTTAACCCAGACGAACAACTTGATCTGGCGATTGCGGCAAACTACGCAGGCATTCCGGTAAAAGAGCTGCAAGGCTACAACCCCGCTTATAACCAGTGGGCGACGGCACCAGAAAAACATCAGCAATTATTGCTTCCTCTAAGCTCTGTTGAGAAGTTCAACAAAGAAGTGGCCGCTAATAAAGGCAAAGGCATGAAGTTGGTGCGTTATAAAGTGCAATCTGGCGATAGCATCAGCGTATTGGCGAGTAAATACAACACCACCAGCAAAGTGATTCGCTCTGCAAACGGGATGAGCAACAACAATATCCGTATTGGTCAGCACCTACTTATCCCAACCTCAACCAAAGACGACAAAACGTACGCACTAAGCGCTTCAAACCGCCTAGCAAGCACACAGTCAAAGAGTCGTGGCCAATATAAGCTTAGCCATACGGTAAGAAGTGGTGACAGCCTGTGGACGATTGCACGCGCAAATAAGGTATCTCACCAATCACTAGCTAAGTGGAATGGCATGGGGCCACGCGACACACTGCGTATTGGTCAAGAACTGGTCATTTGGAAGAATGGTTCAGACGGCGCCATCATCCGCACTATCTTTTATAACGTAAGATCGGGTGACACAGTCAGCGGTATTGCATCAAAGTTCAAAGTAAAAAGTGCAGATGTTGTAAAATGGAACACTTTGCAGAACAAAAAATACCTACAGCCAGGACAGAAACTGAAGCTGTATGTTGATGTAACTAAGGTAAGTGTATGAACCCGTCAAGTAACCCACTCGTCATGCTGTTGGATATCTTCCGAGCACCAACAGCTTGTTTCTTAGCGCTTTATCAGAGAAGTGCTTGGGGATGGCAACCCTACGTCGTATTAATACTCAGTCCATTTTTATTTTGGGGTGCCTATTTTTCGAATGTAGATTTTGCATGGTTAAGCGCAGAGTTGTCACAGCAACTTGCTCAAACGAACCCAGATCAATTGGCGTTACTTGACAGCAATACCCTACTCGCAAGTGAAATCATCAGCGATGTGTTTGGCCGAACGTTAACCATCGCCCTGTTGGCGTTTTGGTTTAACCTAGCAACCAAACCAAGCCAACACCAACACAGTTACTGGCGATGGTTTGCAGCTTCGTCAGTTGTGATGTTCCCGGCTGTTTTAGGAGATGTGGCGAGCTACGCAAGCCTCATACTCAAGCACGGACATGTGATGAACTACGCGGCCGACTTGAACAGCTTAAACGGCTTAATCAAGTTACCGCTCACCAGTGATTGGTCGCAGTTTGCTAGCTCATTACCACTGTTGCTGCCATGGTACATCGTGCTGGGTTATGCCGCAGTATTGACGTGGACTGAGTTTGAACGCGGGCAAGCGCTTGTGATTTCAGGCTTACCATGGGTTGGCTACTACCTAATCTGGGCGCTCTACATTTTAATCTTTTAAGTTGAAGAGATAAGGCTAGTGAAAACTCTCTAGCCTATTTGCTCCGTTAGATTACCCAAGGTAACCACCGTGCGAATGGTTAAGCTCCAATAGCTAATAACTATTTAGCCTTAAAGGTCACTTGCATAGGGTTATGATCAGAAGCGTCCGTAATGGGCGCTTTTGCTTTTTCTACCTCTAGCCCTCGATAGAACACGTGGTCGAGCACCAGCCCTGTAATGAACTGAGTTCTGTTATCTGGCTCAAAGGCAACTTCCGTCAAACCAACCTTCTCCAACGCATCTTTCAATACAGTAAAGCGAGCCTCACTCCAGCTATTAAAATCCCCAGCAAAAATAACAGGTCCACGATACTGTTGCAGATTGTCAGTTAAGCTCTTGAGCTGAGCCTCGTAATCTTCCGTACCAAAGGTAAAGTTCACGGCATGGATATTAATCACAGCCAACTCTTCGCCATTACTTAGTTGGTAGCGCGACCAAAGCGCGGATTTAGGCAGTTGAAGCCAAGGTTCTTCATGAGTATAAGCACAAGCTTCGATCGGTAGATGCGTCGCTAGGTTGAGTACGCCCGCACTTTGTTCAAAAGCTTCAAATGCATTCACTCGAGTACTTCCCCACTGGCCACTCGTCACCCATTGACGAAGCCCTTCTGTCATACTCGCCTCTTGCAGTAACACTAGATCGCTTCCTGCCGACAGCTTATTCAGTTCACTCTGCCAATTACTGCGGTTTTGCTTGTAAATATTCCACACGGTGAGACTCAATCCGTCAGATACATCAATCGCCTTAGGTTTCGAGTTTTGATAGCAGCTATAGATATCATTACTGGTATTTTGAGAGGAAGTGATCAGGTTAGGTTTATTCGGGATCACGAAGATAAGATGAAAACTAGCAACAGCAAGTATTATCAAAACTGCGATAGCCATGATGGTTTTCTTAAACATACAGCACCCTACCAGAAATGAAAAAGGAGCGATAAACGCTCCTTTTAGGGTAATAGTTTTTTATACGGCGTCTTCGTCTTCTTCGCCAGTACGAATACGTACCACACGTTCAACGTCAGTAATGAAGATCTTACCGTCGCCGATTTTACCAGTTTG of the Vibrio lentus genome contains:
- a CDS encoding TIGR03503 family protein, with amino-acid sequence MLRVLATGYLLLLSFSLHAATESVMSLLDNRFRVDPSIEQVTFVIYRADNSKPVVLVRPDGKKYYAWRNADNVRWYEESSMDIISIDKPMPGPWQAVGKVSPKNNIKLLSHLVLDANDFPDKLYQTENIKFTARLTSDGKPLVLRDFLDRVKLKVTFTKFVENEESLVREARPIPVVMGEFADDGSGLDEQAGDGVFTVSLPIDIEPGKYRARITSGNGVFLRAQEQEVLVYPTPLTTTFIQSRKEGLPHTIVVSGEPGMIAPSSLAVHVEHKAPDEYVTYKQGQAEVDAMKVPLEVPYNGDLGIYSWSGMVYATDASSQRPLIFPITEQSYSVVEDIDLAESRRLQEEALAEQKRIATELMILQKREDDRQRSMIIIAIGNVVAILLGLLIWFVIRKVTAKKQAQPEMQLRAPK
- the rnhA gene encoding ribonuclease HI, with amino-acid sequence MTKQVEIFTDGSCLGNPGPGGYGIVLRYKKVEKTLAEGFTLTTNNRMEMLAAVIALQALKEPCSVILTTDSQYVRQGITQWIHNWKKRDWKTADKKPVKNADLWQRLDKETARHSVDWRWVKGHAGHRENEMCDDLARTAAENPTQEDTGYQPS
- a CDS encoding endonuclease/exonuclease/phosphatase family protein; its protein translation is MFKKTIMAIAVLIILAVASFHLIFVIPNKPNLITSSQNTSNDIYSCYQNSKPKAIDVSDGLSLTVWNIYKQNRSNWQSELNKLSAGSDLVLLQEASMTEGLRQWVTSGQWGSTRVNAFEAFEQSAGVLNLATHLPIEACAYTHEEPWLQLPKSALWSRYQLSNGEELAVINIHAVNFTFGTEDYEAQLKSLTDNLQQYRGPVIFAGDFNSWSEARFTVLKDALEKVGLTEVAFEPDNRTQFITGLVLDHVFYRGLEVEKAKAPITDASDHNPMQVTFKAK
- a CDS encoding class I SAM-dependent methyltransferase; translated protein: MKPARSRKKFECPYTWAQLHNGDWLRESIQTRLDEWCPKLFGYHMLKLGGLSSEISSCTCNIQHQVNLDIQNPLHNVIADGYNLPFLEKSFDVVVLSHQLDYSNDPHRLLREVDRVMMDDGYIIITGFNPFSITGLASLLPWRKNSLPWSGRMYTPNRVKDWLGVLNYEVIHCDTYALFPMSKYQAMWTWLENSLGGCASFAGSQYFIVARKRTYPLKPIKPHWHLKRRFSPVGASFRTNSRPTQHSNKASYPLKTEKAD
- the dnaQ gene encoding DNA polymerase III subunit epsilon, which gives rise to MNTSSTLEQSVDAAANSKSENGANAENKRIIVLDTETTGMNTEGGPHYMGHRIVEIGAVEIINRRLTGRHFHVYIKPDRAIQEEAIGVHGITDEFLVDKPEYQDIHKEFLDFIKGAELVAHNAPFDTGFMDYEFEKLNPAIGKTDDYCKVTDTLAMAKKIFPGKRNNLDILCDRYGIDNSHRTLHGALLDAEILADVYLLMTGGQTSLQFNAGQQDGGAESIRRAESGRKSLKVLRATADEVEAHQSRLDLVEKSGSCLWRQ
- a CDS encoding LysM peptidoglycan-binding domain-containing protein, with protein sequence MRVKYSWALVLLLSGCQLTQSENPDQASEQTNTSPTKEVSQANVSSEATKEEPKVEAPVVTPQTQQDVWKRIAMQLEMEVPDQKKVDYYRTWYLKHPSHLKTVSQRAEPFLYLITTKIEEKGLPLELALLPVVESSFDAFAYSHGSAAGLWQFISGTGKDYGLEQNFWYDGRRDVAASTDAALDFLSDLNRRFDGDWNHAIAAYNSGGGRVSSAIRKNKKLGKPIDFFSLDLPKETSSYVPKLLALADVIANQEKYGIDIPAIPNKPVLTLVNPDEQLDLAIAANYAGIPVKELQGYNPAYNQWATAPEKHQQLLLPLSSVEKFNKEVAANKGKGMKLVRYKVQSGDSISVLASKYNTTSKVIRSANGMSNNNIRIGQHLLIPTSTKDDKTYALSASNRLASTQSKSRGQYKLSHTVRSGDSLWTIARANKVSHQSLAKWNGMGPRDTLRIGQELVIWKNGSDGAIIRTIFYNVRSGDTVSGIASKFKVKSADVVKWNTLQNKKYLQPGQKLKLYVDVTKVSV
- the gloB gene encoding hydroxyacylglutathione hydrolase, producing MLHIKSIPAFNDNYIWLIQNSDRRCAVVDPGDAAPVLEYLAHHELTLDAILITHHHHDHIGGVPELVRQFPSVDVVGPRNEPIPTLTHPVDDGDQLELFGEVFLVLGLSGHTAGHIGYVGDAKLFCGDVLFSAGCGRIMEGTPQQMFDALNKITALPQETEVYCAHEYTAANIAFALAVEPDNQHLQQYRDQVNRLRAQNKSTIPTNLRQEKFVNPFLRYTEPSVIKSVSNRTENTDPLSVFTALRTWKNEF
- a CDS encoding YIP1 family protein, with the translated sequence MNPSSNPLVMLLDIFRAPTACFLALYQRSAWGWQPYVVLILSPFLFWGAYFSNVDFAWLSAELSQQLAQTNPDQLALLDSNTLLASEIISDVFGRTLTIALLAFWFNLATKPSQHQHSYWRWFAASSVVMFPAVLGDVASYASLILKHGHVMNYAADLNSLNGLIKLPLTSDWSQFASSLPLLLPWYIVLGYAAVLTWTEFERGQALVISGLPWVGYYLIWALYILIF